One genomic segment of Odocoileus virginianus isolate 20LAN1187 ecotype Illinois chromosome 17, Ovbor_1.2, whole genome shotgun sequence includes these proteins:
- the CENPX gene encoding centromere protein X isoform X1 — MEETGAVFRKELVSKLLHLHFKDKKTKVSGDALQLMAELLKIFVVEAAIRSVRQAQAEDLDHVDVEQLEKVLPQLVIPSACC, encoded by the exons ATGGAGGAAACCGGAGCCGTCTTCCGGAAA GAGCTGGTGAGCAAACTGCTGCACTTGCACTTTAAAGACAAGAAGACCAAAG TCAGTGGGGATGCGCTGCAGCTCATGGCCGAGCTGCTCAAGATCTTCGTTGTAG AAGCGGCCATCCGCAGTGTCCGGCAGGCCCAGGCAGAGGACCTGGACCACGTGGATGTGGAGCAGCTGGAGAAGGTGCTGCCTCAGCTG GTCATCCCTTCTGCCTGCTGCTGA
- the CENPX gene encoding centromere protein X isoform X3: protein MEETGAVFRKELVSKLLHLHFKDKKTKEAAIRSVRQAQAEDLDHVDVEQLEKVLPQLVIPSACC from the exons ATGGAGGAAACCGGAGCCGTCTTCCGGAAA GAGCTGGTGAGCAAACTGCTGCACTTGCACTTTAAAGACAAGAAGACCAAAG AAGCGGCCATCCGCAGTGTCCGGCAGGCCCAGGCAGAGGACCTGGACCACGTGGATGTGGAGCAGCTGGAGAAGGTGCTGCCTCAGCTG GTCATCCCTTCTGCCTGCTGCTGA
- the CENPX gene encoding centromere protein X isoform X2 encodes MEETGAVFRKELVSKLLHLHFKDKKTKVSGDALQLMAELLKIFVVEAAIRSVRQAQAEDLDHVDVEQLEKVLPQLLLDF; translated from the exons ATGGAGGAAACCGGAGCCGTCTTCCGGAAA GAGCTGGTGAGCAAACTGCTGCACTTGCACTTTAAAGACAAGAAGACCAAAG TCAGTGGGGATGCGCTGCAGCTCATGGCCGAGCTGCTCAAGATCTTCGTTGTAG AAGCGGCCATCCGCAGTGTCCGGCAGGCCCAGGCAGAGGACCTGGACCACGTGGATGTGGAGCAGCTGGAGAAGGTGCTGCCTCAGCTG CTTCTGGACTTCTAG